Sequence from the Candidatus Pantoea soli genome:
GCTATAACGATGACAAAGAACTGCTGCTGCGCGGCCCCTTTTTTGAGCGGGCAGAGCAGGATGCCGCCGGAAAATGGATCACCCGGCGCTTTCTGAAAGTGCGCGTCAATGGCACGCCGCGCAGTATTGAACTGCTCGATCCGGATAACCCGCGTGAGTCAGCGCCGGCTGCGCCCCCTTCTGACAGCGCAGCCGGCAATGCGGCGTTATCCGCCTGCGTGGCCCCAGCGCTGCTGCAGGTAGCTCACCGCCTCCTGCGTCTGCGGCTGGTTCAGGTAGCCTTCCCGGAACAAAATGGTGCCGCTGATCTGCGGCAGCGCGTCATTGAGATCCAGCTGTTTTTTCAGCTCCGGCACGCCGCCCTGAATGGCCCAGTCCGGCTCGCTTTTTGACGGCTCACCCACTTTGTACAGCGCCACGCCTATGTACAGGCGCACAGGCGTTGGCCGCACGACATCGGCCCACCAGCGGGCCAGCACATCGTAGCGCGCCGCCTGACGGGCAAACGGCCAGTAAAGCTGGGGCGCGATGTAATCCAGCAGCCCCATCTGCACCCAGCGTCGGGTATCGGCATAGGCTTCGTCATAAGCGGCGGCACCGCGCGTATCGGAACCGGCCGGATCGTGCGACAGGTTACGCCAGACGCCGGCAGGGCTGACGCCAAATGCGACCTCGGGCCGGATCTGTTTAATGGTGCGTGATACCTGTTCAATCAGCAGTTGCGTATTATGACGGCGCCAGTCGGCTTTACTGGCAAAACCCTGCCCGTAGTGCCGGAAAGTGGCGTTGTCATCGAGCGCCGAGCGGGCGGTTTCCGTGTAAAAGTAGTCGTCGAACTGCACGCCATCGACCTGATAGTGTGAAACCACTTCCGCCACGATGCTGGTGATCCAGTCACGCGCGTCCGGAATGCCCGGATCCAGCACAAAGCGATCGCTGGCGGTGCGGATCCAGTCACGGTGCAGCACATACACGCTGGCCGGGTGCAGCGTCAGCGTGTTGCTGAGTTCCCTGACGGTGCCCGGTTTGATGTTCGTGGAGACGCGATAAGGATTGAACCAGGCATGCACTTTCATGCCGCGGCGGTGCGCTTCATCCAGCATAAACTGCAGCGGATCGTAACCGGGATCGTCGCCGATGCGGCCAGTCAGCGTATCGGACCAGGGCAGGATTTTTGAGCGCCACAGCGCGGTGCCGTCGGGCTTAACCTGGAAAAACACCGTATTGATGCCCAGGCGCTTCAGATTATCGAGTTTTTCCGTCAGCGCCTGCTGCTGCTGACGGATGCGGCTGGCCGGACTGGCCGTCACCGAGGCGACCGGCGGCCAGTCAAGCCGTGACACGGTGGTAAGCCAGACGCCGCGCACCGACTCTGCGCCAGACGGCAACGCAGGCTTTACCGGCGGCGGCGTGACGGTGGGGAGCGGCGTCACCAGGGATTTCGGCGGTGTGGTGGCACAACTGACCAGCAGCAGGGCGCTGGCGGCAAGCAAAAACGCTTTTTTGCCACGCAGCAGTGCGGAAAAACGCTGTGAACAGGCTATGATAAACTCCCTTTCTGACAACCCACTGTTCAAAGACGTTCATTCTCGTATCATGCGTTTGAAAGTCAATCCGAAAGCGCGGCCCAGAGCGGACGCGAACACGCTTTATTCAGGAACCCTGTCACTATGCAATATGAAGATCTCTATCGCCGCATCGCCCAAATCATTTTCAGCTGCGGACCGGAAGGCGCGCAGGCACTGATGGTGCAGGCGGAACTGCCCGCTGATGAAGAGGGCGGCGAATATCAGTTTAACTACCTGGATGAGCAGGGCGAGCCGGACTGGTTTGAACCGGATGTGCAGGCCATTGGCGACCTGACGATGGCGCTGAAAGAGTTTCAGCAATACTTTATCGATCACGACCTGACCGAAGGCAAACCGGTATGGACGCACTGCGCCATCGTAATCAACGTCGCGGAAGAGTCGATCAGCATTGACGTGCAGTAACGCGGGGCATCCCTGCCCGCGGGAATCAGGAACGGACAGCCACCATCCTGGCGCTTTTGCGCGCGGCGCGCTTGCGCTGCACAATCTGACTGGCCATCAGCACCAGCACCGTTAACAGCCCGGTAGCGATGATTTCAGAGCGATGCTGCTGATTGAACAGCATGGAGGTCAGCACGCCGATAATGAACACGATCGTCGCCCAGGTGAGGCCGGGAAACAGCCACATGCGGTAGGTGAGCGTCTCGCCGCGCGCTTCGCGTTTTTTGCGTAACACCAGATGTGAAGCAGCGATCACCAGGTACACCAGCAGCGCAATGGCACCGGAACTTGCCAGCAGGAACTCAAATACCGCGCTGGGCGCCAGGTAGTTGGCAATCACCGCCAGAAACGCTGCCGCAGTAGAGAACAGCACCGCTACCCACGGCGTGCCGCTGCGCGTGGTGCGGGACACCACCGCCGGTGCATCCTGACGACGGGACAGCGAGTAAATCATGCGGGAAGCGGTATAGAGTGCCGAATTGAGACAGCTGCAAACCGCAATCAACACCACCACATCCACAATCTGTCGGGCATAGGGCACGTTCATCATTTCCATGGCTGTCTGATAGGAGCCATTTTTCATCAGCGATGGCGTGTTCCACGGCACCAGCGCGATCACCAGGAAGATGGACAGCAGATAAAACAGGGCGATGCGCCAGATCACGGAGTTAGTGGCCTGGGTAATCTGTTTGCGCGGTTCGCTGGATTCGGCAGCGGCAATGGTCACAATCTCCGTTCCCATGAACGAGAACATGGTAGTGAGAATCGCGGCCAGCACCGCGCTGATACCATTCGGCATAAACCCTTGCGTGTCATAGAGATGTGAAATGCCGTGCGTGCTGCTGCCCGGCATCAATCCTAATACCGCCAGACTGCCGGCGACCAGGAAAGCGACGATCGCGACCACTTTCAGCAGGGCAAACCAGAACTCAAATTCACCGTAATTTTTGACGCTGAACAGATTACTGAGGGTGAGAAAGGCGGTGATCGCCAGTGTATATACCCAGACGTCAATCTGCGGGAACCAGGCGTGCAGAATGGTGCCGGCGGCGTTGGCCTCCAGCGGAATCACCAGCACCCAGAACCACCAGTAGAGCCAGCCGATGGTAAAACCCGCCCAGCGGCCGAGCGATTTGTCGGCGTAGGTTGAAAAGGAGCCGGAATCCGGCGAAGCCACGGCCATTTCTGCCAGCATGCGCATGATCAGGACCACCAGGGCGCCGGCAGCAATATACGCCAGCAAGACGGCCGGACCCGCTTCTGCAATGGCATGGCCGGACCCGACAAACAGACCCGCGCCAATCACGCCCGCTATTGAGAGCATGCGCACGTGGCGCGGTTTGAGGCTTTGTGCCAGTACATCGGCATTCTGAGCAGTCATTATCTATTCTCCAGAACGTCTCTCAGGCAGCGCAGAACGCAACCCGGTGTGAAAGGGGAAACCTGCCTGCATCGCACACAGGCAGGTGCGCCGTGACCTTAACTGCGCGGCTGATTCAACAGGCTGCCCAGGATGTCGAGCGCCTGACGGAACTGCGCATCAGGAATGGTGAGCGGATAGAGGAAGCGGATGACGTTACCCTGCGGGCCGCAGGTCAGCAGCAGTAAACCGCGTTGCATGGCCTGCTGCTGCAGCTGCGTCGCGGTTTGCGCATCGGCAAATTCAACAGCCACCATAGAGCCGAGGGCGCGCACATCGGTAATCGCCGCATAGGTGGTACGGGCGCTGTGCAGCAGTTCCGTCAGCTGCGCCCCCAGCTGCAGGGCGCGTTCGCACAGCTGCTCTTCGTCGATCACATCCAGCACCGCATGTGCGGCGGCAATCGACAGCGGGTTACCGGCGTAGGTGCCACCGAGGCCGCCCGGGCCGGGCGCATCCATGATCTCAGCACGACCGCTCACGGCGGAAAGCGGCATGCCGCCTGCCAGGCTTTTGGCCATGGTGATCAGGTCAGGCTTCACCGCAAAGTGTTCCATCGCAAACAGCTTACCGGTGCGGGCAAAACCACTCTGCACTTCGTCGGCGATCAGCAGAATGCCGTGCTGATCGGCCAGCGCGCGCAGACGCTGCAGGAAGTCAGGCGGAGCAATATGGAAACCGCCTTCGCCCTGTACCGGTTCGAGCACAATAGCGGCCACATCCTGCGGCGCGATATCCTGGGTGAAAATATCGTGCAGGCTGGCGAGGGCATCATCCGTGCTGATACCGGTGACGCCGTTCGGATAGCGGGCGTGAAACACGGAAGCGGGCATCGGGCCAAAGTCACGCTTATAGGGGGCCACTTTACCGGTCATCGCCATGGTCATGAAGGTGCGACCGTGGAAGGCGTTGCCGAAGGTAATGATGCCGTGACGGCGGGTAGCCGCACGTGCCACTTTAACGGCGTTTTCTACCGCTTCAGCGCCGGTAGTGAAGAACGCGGTTTTTGCTTTACCGGCAATGGGCACCCGCTTGTTGATACGTTCGGCCAGCGCCACGTAGCTTTCATACGGCGTAACCTGAAACGCGGTATGGGTAAACTTCGCTAACTGATCGGTAATCGCCTGCACAATGCGCGGATGGCGATGGCCGGTGTTCAGCACCGCAATGCCGCCCGCGAAATCAATCCAGCTATTGCCTTCAACGTCGCGCAGGGTCGCGTTTTCTGCCTGATCGACATACCACTGACACAGGTTGCCGGTACCGCGTGGCAGGGCGTCATCTTTACGTTGTTGCAGCTGGCTGTTTTTACCTTCCATAACCTTTCCTTAGCGATAAGCGTCTTTACAAAACACGACAAACACGCTTATTTATGCCTGCACTACGGTATGTTGTAAGAGCCAATTTCACGGAAAAGGATGGAGCCAATTGCGGAGTTTATACGCCGATCATGTATTGGAGCGGATGCAGTTTGTCACGGAAGGAACCCTGCAGCAGCGTCTGCTGCACTGTATGCAGGGGGCGATTGCGGAGGGCATTTTTCCGCGCGGATCGCGTCTGCCTGCCACGCGCGATCTGGCGCGCGAGTTGTCGGTCTCGCGGAATACGGTACTTACCGTTTATGAACATCTGATGTCACAGGGATATGTCATGGCACGCACCGGCAGCGGCACCTGGATTGCCGAGACGCTGCCTGACAGCTGCCTGCACAGTCCGCGCAGTACCGTCGTCAGTGAGCCCACCGTCAGTAAGCCGGCCGCGCTCTCCAAACGGGGTGCCACGCTGCTGGGACATGCCAACGCTTCGCCTTATCAGTGGGGCGCGTTTGTGCCCGGTGCGCCGGATGTACGTCAGTTTCCGCATAAGCTTTTCAGCCAGATTCAGTCGCGGCTGAACCGGGAGCCGGATATAGAGCGGCTGATATACAGCAGCAACGGCGGCTGTCCGCAGCTGCGTCAGGCGCTGGCAGAGTACCTCAGCGTGGCCCGTTCCGTGCGTGCCGACGCCAGCCAAATCATCATTACGGAAGGGGTGCATCAGGCGGTCGATCTGGTGACGCGCGTATTATGTGACGCGGGCGATACCGTCTGGATTGAAGAACCGGGCTACTGGGGCACGCGCAATCTGCTGCGCATCAACGGGCTGAAAATCCAGGCCAAAGCGGTCGATGAGCAGGGCATCATCCCGGATTTACCGCCGCGCAGCAAAGCGCCGAAGATGATATTTGTGACACCGTCACACCAGTATCCGCTGGGTGTGCACCTGAGCCTGGAACGGCGCAGGCAACTGCTGGATTTAGCCAGACGGCACAAATGCTGGCTGGTGGAGGATGATTATGACAGCGAGTTTCGTTTCTCCGGCCAGCCGTTCCCTTCGCTGCAGGGGTTTGAACCGGATGCGCCGGTCATTTACATGGGGACGTTCAGCAAGACCCTTTATCCGGCGCTGCGACTGGGCTACCTGGTGGTGCCGGCATCGCTTGCGCAGCCGCTGCGCGTTGCCGCGGCAGAACTTTACCGTGGCGGGCATCTGCTGATTCAGCGCGCGCTGGCGGAGTTTATCCAGAAAGGGCACTACATGGCACACATCCGGCGCATGCGTAAGCTGTACAGCCAGCGTCGTCGCTTTATGACCGGTTTGATTGAGCGCTATCTGGGAGCCGCGTTTATGCCAGCCTTCAGCCATGAGGCCGGACTGCATCTGGTGCTGAATCTGCCGGCGGGCTGTGACGATGTGGCGATTGCGGCGCTGGCGCTGCGGCGCGGCGTGAAGGTACGACCGCTTTCGCAGTACTACATGCATCCACAGGAGCGGCGCGGTTTGCTGCTGGGCTACG
This genomic interval carries:
- a CDS encoding glycoside hydrolase family 10 protein, producing the protein MACSQRFSALLRGKKAFLLAASALLLVSCATTPPKSLVTPLPTVTPPPVKPALPSGAESVRGVWLTTVSRLDWPPVASVTASPASRIRQQQQALTEKLDNLKRLGINTVFFQVKPDGTALWRSKILPWSDTLTGRIGDDPGYDPLQFMLDEAHRRGMKVHAWFNPYRVSTNIKPGTVRELSNTLTLHPASVYVLHRDWIRTASDRFVLDPGIPDARDWITSIVAEVVSHYQVDGVQFDDYFYTETARSALDDNATFRHYGQGFASKADWRRHNTQLLIEQVSRTIKQIRPEVAFGVSPAGVWRNLSHDPAGSDTRGAAAYDEAYADTRRWVQMGLLDYIAPQLYWPFARQAARYDVLARWWADVVRPTPVRLYIGVALYKVGEPSKSEPDWAIQGGVPELKKQLDLNDALPQISGTILFREGYLNQPQTQEAVSYLQQRWGHAGG
- the gabP gene encoding GABA permease; this translates as MTAQNADVLAQSLKPRHVRMLSIAGVIGAGLFVGSGHAIAEAGPAVLLAYIAAGALVVLIMRMLAEMAVASPDSGSFSTYADKSLGRWAGFTIGWLYWWFWVLVIPLEANAAGTILHAWFPQIDVWVYTLAITAFLTLSNLFSVKNYGEFEFWFALLKVVAIVAFLVAGSLAVLGLMPGSSTHGISHLYDTQGFMPNGISAVLAAILTTMFSFMGTEIVTIAAAESSEPRKQITQATNSVIWRIALFYLLSIFLVIALVPWNTPSLMKNGSYQTAMEMMNVPYARQIVDVVVLIAVCSCLNSALYTASRMIYSLSRRQDAPAVVSRTTRSGTPWVAVLFSTAAAFLAVIANYLAPSAVFEFLLASSGAIALLVYLVIAASHLVLRKKREARGETLTYRMWLFPGLTWATIVFIIGVLTSMLFNQQHRSEIIATGLLTVLVLMASQIVQRKRAARKSARMVAVRS
- the gabT gene encoding 4-aminobutyrate--2-oxoglutarate transaminase; the encoded protein is MEGKNSQLQQRKDDALPRGTGNLCQWYVDQAENATLRDVEGNSWIDFAGGIAVLNTGHRHPRIVQAITDQLAKFTHTAFQVTPYESYVALAERINKRVPIAGKAKTAFFTTGAEAVENAVKVARAATRRHGIITFGNAFHGRTFMTMAMTGKVAPYKRDFGPMPASVFHARYPNGVTGISTDDALASLHDIFTQDIAPQDVAAIVLEPVQGEGGFHIAPPDFLQRLRALADQHGILLIADEVQSGFARTGKLFAMEHFAVKPDLITMAKSLAGGMPLSAVSGRAEIMDAPGPGGLGGTYAGNPLSIAAAHAVLDVIDEEQLCERALQLGAQLTELLHSARTTYAAITDVRALGSMVAVEFADAQTATQLQQQAMQRGLLLLTCGPQGNVIRFLYPLTIPDAQFRQALDILGSLLNQPRS
- the pdxR gene encoding MocR-like pyridoxine biosynthesis transcription factor PdxR, encoding MRSLYADHVLERMQFVTEGTLQQRLLHCMQGAIAEGIFPRGSRLPATRDLARELSVSRNTVLTVYEHLMSQGYVMARTGSGTWIAETLPDSCLHSPRSTVVSEPTVSKPAALSKRGATLLGHANASPYQWGAFVPGAPDVRQFPHKLFSQIQSRLNREPDIERLIYSSNGGCPQLRQALAEYLSVARSVRADASQIIITEGVHQAVDLVTRVLCDAGDTVWIEEPGYWGTRNLLRINGLKIQAKAVDEQGIIPDLPPRSKAPKMIFVTPSHQYPLGVHLSLERRRQLLDLARRHKCWLVEDDYDSEFRFSGQPFPSLQGFEPDAPVIYMGTFSKTLYPALRLGYLVVPASLAQPLRVAAAELYRGGHLLIQRALAEFIQKGHYMAHIRRMRKLYSQRRRFMTGLIERYLGAAFMPAFSHEAGLHLVLNLPAGCDDVAIAALALRRGVKVRPLSQYYMHPQERRGLLLGYACVDERQCQDAFGILKACLSDALGIIRPEI